Genomic DNA from Dermacentor variabilis isolate Ectoservices chromosome 6, ASM5094787v1, whole genome shotgun sequence:
gtgagaaaaagaaacgaatgcaATTTCAATTCTTCGATTCCTCCATCATGTATACATATGAAGTATTATGATCAATACCACTGGCAACGAAATTAAAAGCAGGTAGAATAATTGTCGGAACTCGTTTTATTATGCTCCATTCTGGATAACATGGGACATGTAAAGAAAGGGTTCACTTCAGTTCATCGCCGAAAATAGTCGCGCGCTTATGCGTCATACAAGGATCGAATACCACCCTTAAGTATGCCCACAGGTACGTACCATAGAAATGACAGAATGGAATATTGGAAGGTCTTGGGCTCTTAAACTGAAGCGTCTGTTCTTTCTGCACTTTCGTGAACAGGGGTTCACTTTCTCGGAACTCATAATGACTATTTCACTCTGCCGGACCGAGTGCTCCGAAGTCTGAAAATTCACTCAACAAAATCCAACCAAAAATCATAACATCACTGTCACGAAATTTGCTAAATATCAATAGCGGTCCCTAATACATCCTATTCAGTAAATTAGTACCGCACAGGTCAGGCACCATACTGAAGGACCTTTCAAGGTATCTAACAACAAGGTATCTAACATATCTAACAGGCTGAGACTGCACGCATACTGTATAAATTTCAAGTGACTTTTCCTACAGATTTGATAGTTACCTGAGAACACATATTTCCACAACGGTTTCCATGATGTGACAACGTAAAAACAGAACTAGACCATCCAGATATTCCGATTATGTTAAGCTAAGTGCAACTTCGAACTCGTGCGAAATTCTCTTCTGAGGCCCTTCTAAAAACTTCAACCTGTACCTTATTTCTACATTCCTACCAAGTGCTCCGACGGCTACAGTTCACCAATGTGACACGCTCCCAAAACAAAAGATGAGGAAAGTTCCTATGAAGCGCTGAGAACCAGTCCAGGTCGCTAATGCAGAATGGTGGCGCAAGCAAATGGTGAAACACAAACATATATCTTCTGTTCAAGTTGTCAGCAAAATTTACAACGAAAGGAGCAGGCGGAAGGTTACTCCCACGTAAATTTTAGAACATCACCGAGTCTTAGATTGTGGCGCACAGGTTATAGGGTCCTTAAAATTCACACTACACAGTTCAGGAGCAATTAACGGGTTTTCGAACGCTGTCGGACGTACGCAGTGTAGTAGAAATCCGTGAAAAGGCTGGCAAAAAGGATTCCCTCCAGAGCGCCGACGAAGGCGAGGACTCGGGATATACCGCAGTCAACGACAACGGGTATCAGGGCGTGCAGAGCAAGCGCGGCGAACTGCATGATCTGGAACAGGGTGACGTACTTCTTCCACCACAATCTCGGCCGCGTCGCAGGCTCCAGTGCGGAAAGAGCGTAGTAGCCGTACATAACAACGTGCACAGCAGAGTTGAGCAGTGGAAAAGAGTAGACGTGTCCCGTGATGCCCAGCGTCAGCACGAGCCACACGGACCACAGGGCGAGCGAGTGGTGCAGCAAGTGAAGGAAGCTGAGGTGGCGCGTCTTCTTGCGTAGCACGAAGAACAGTGTGTCCAGCATCTCGCCTGCCTTCATGAGCATGTAGTACCATGCCTTGTCCAGAAAGAACATATTTATCCCCGTGGGCCTTGGGTCCGTCGGCCAGCACAGCAGGCTCTGACCATTCCGCATTCCCATGTATGTCAGCGTGATGTAGATGAAGTAGAAGCTCAGCGCCACCATAGCCACATTATAGGCGAACACGAGATTCCGTATTTTGTAAGGCTCGCGATCACGCATCAGCCAGGGTCCGATCCGCGTGGCGAAGAGCAGATACATTCCGATGAGAATCACTATTGGCACTGGGCTGCCCATGAATGGCCAGTCGCTTGTCCGCGGGTCTGCAAGCTGTACGTAGTGGTCGTGCAGACTGCCGAACCGAGTCGTCGCTGCCGTCGTCATGTTCGTGGACATCGTGACAGCTCGAGTGGCCCAGCTCCTAGTTGGCGACGAAACTGGTATCCTACCCGGGTCCTTTTCTGATCGAGGGGAAAGTACGCATTCTCCGCACGCTGCGTCACGCGTCCCCTGGCGCGTGTTTGTCTTGCCGGCTGCACGCCAAGTACAATAGCCGCGCCATCGCATTCGTCCGCAGGGCGCCTTGGTGACAGAGGGGGAAATAGGCGATGGTCGTTTGGCATTAACAAGATGCATTGTTTCCGAACGGCCCTGAATCGGTCCGACGTCTTTCGACTCGACCTTGTTTACGGTTGCGTTGAGGAAAAAATCAACTTTGCATGTGAGTGCAAAGGGCATGACCAAATCCCACCGCATGGTTCTTTCCATCTTTTCTGTTTTTTCAACCGACACCATAATTGCACAGTGAAGCTTTGTATATATATGGACATCCTCAGTGATATCCGTCACGAACCGGCTTTCCTAGAAAGAGATTACCCGTGTTATTCACGTGCGTCTCGTAGTTGAAACATGCTGCTGCGAAGAAGTAATTTCTGAAACTTCACGAATTGTCTTATCGACGTTCTCTAGATGAATAGTGCTGATAATTTATTTTTTAGCGTGCGTTTATGTACTCTAAATGCGTCATTATGCCGTCAATACGACGCCGCAGTGCTAAATGCGAGACATTTAAATACAATCAAAACGTTTTTGTAAAACACTGGAAATACTTCATGATGACTCGTTCAGAAACGTGTTTCGCATTCTGCTGTACAAAAGTGCTAAACTGCCAACGACATGCGTTTATTATTTTATGGCTGACATTGGCCAAACAGCTTCGAGACAGGCATCTAGCGCGATATTAGCTGATGATGTTGTATTCTACGGGAAGCAATCATGAAAATGAATCATTTTGCACGTGGCGCTGTTTTGTTTTCCGAAATGTATGAGAACTACTACTCTCACGCAAATACCGGACTTCCGCGCTATATCAAATAACCTGTTAGAAGACAATGTCATTCAtaaaaacaacgaaaaaagaTATTGAGATTCAACGCACATTTGGCAATCCATGTGAagggaagctttcgtgaagcggttaatgaaatgctataaatgGGGGGGTCATTTCATTCTTTCAACTTTGGCGCGAACTGGCCTCTGCATATAGTCGCGTACCTGTGCTACGCAACGAAACAAAAACTATACTTGCttgtgtttttacagcgaagctgttaaaggctactttccccactatcgtgtccggtGTAGGAAAAAATTCCTAAGATAGTGGAATGctaggccgacccgcggcggaagtgacgcaggcgttaagcactccccttagggggccgaccccgaagatggtgccatgccgggccgacctgcggtgaaggtgcagttcgccatcaagGGACCCAGATACACACGTTCGCTGACCATccttcatagagtggaagggcactgagtttctttttttttcatttattccttTGTATTTTCGATGCACTTACCATTGTGGGCATGTCCGATAGTTTGGAAACCATAATCAACACGCGCCGATCACCTTTAACAGCTAGTTGGCTTTGGCGGATATGTGCCACACGCTTCTTGGTCTATCTCACATTGTGGACACGCACCATTGTAACGCCtgctcttgccccccccccccccacccccaacctCGTTGCGTGTAAAGTGCCCTTGGATGGAAATTATCTTAATCATGATCAACACGCAGATACGCTTCTTGGCTGTTCTTGCGCTGTATGCGCCATAGTATGGACGCCTCATTAGTCATTTTCCTAATCGTACTATAGGTACTATTTACACACTTCTACAACGAATGTTTTTAAGGCCCCTATTAACACTTGCTTGGCGCTTTTTCGCCATACATGGCCCTTCCGCCATAAAACACCAAATTCATCATTATCTGTCGCCACTCCAGAAAAAGACGCTCATGCCAGTTATAACCAAGCGATGCTGTCAGCTGCTTCCCGTTACCATGCGCTACTACAACAGGCAGTTTCTCGCAGTGGTTTCCGTACACGACTGTTACGTCACATTGCCATTTCAAGGACAACTTCACTCCCCTATATGTGTGCAGTGACGTGTTAACTTGCACGCACTTTACACGCGGAAAAGGAGGATTGTACACACTGGCTGGCACAATCGTAACATCGTAACAGCCGCACCGGTATCAATCTTTATTTATAGCGGCTTGCATTCAACTTAAACACCGACTATATAGAGCACACTTCTAAATTTTTTTCATCGTCATTCGACAACATTCATGTGCTTTGTAGGTTGACACATTTTAAGCATGTGTTCAATTTTAGAACACTTACGGCATTTCAAATTTCCGTACCAACAATATTCCAAGTCTTGGTTCCTACTAGATCTTTCACAGAACAGTTTCTCAGGCACCCGGTTAAAATTTGACCACGGTGGCCTTGCGTTCTTCGCCGTTCTGCGCTTCCTCTGCACGGCAGGCATGGCGATGTTAGTTCGTTTCGCTTCCATTAGAGCTGCGTTCCTTGCTGCTAATTCACGCTCTAGTACCCTTTTGCACGCACCTTCAAACATGAGTTCTTCAGCAGCGAACACAGCGCTGGTAGAGCCACCTGCAAGAATTCGCCAAAGTCGCACTGCCTTGCCAGGTGCTTCAGTTCTGCAATGAATTTTCCACTCTTTCATGGTGCACGTGGTGGTTAAACTTACACGGTTCCGCAATCATACAGCTTCGATGACCATGATGACTCTTAAGTAACTGCTTTACATCAGCATACGTCTTTTATCCGAGTGTTTTCGTAACAACCAGATTACTTAGCACCTCGTAAGTTTCCGCGCCACCCGCCGCGgtgacttagcggctatggcattaCACACCTAAACACgatgtcgtgggatcgaatcccggcctcgacGGCCTCATTTCAGTCGGACGACCTGCGAAAACGCGAGTGTCCCGTGCatttgtgcacgttaaagatccactGATGGACAGAATTAATCAGGGGTTCCCTACTACAAGTTGCCACAAAATAAAgtaatggttttggcacgaaaaaccccagaattcgtTCATTCAAGCTTCCGCGCCAATGACAGCTAAACCACTTGCATTTTTTTGCGCCTCAGTTATTCCGTTCAAGACCACAATATGTTCAAACCTTCGAAGTATTATTCATAATACGGAGTCCTACAATCAAACTCCAATATCTTTCCAAGAGGCAGCATTTTCTCACCAATATGAATACTCATAAAATTGCTGCTTCTACGGCAGGCGCTCCGATTGGTCGGCTTTTCAAGGTCGTGGGCGTTGCTCTTTCTCGCTCGCCTTCCGTCGACGCTTGCATATTCCGCCGTGTCCCTTGAACAAGTACTGCGCATGTAAGCTGCCAGGCGTTTGGAGAACGTGGGGTTCGTAGCCGGGCTGCCCGTTGCTTTCGCAGAGAACCTTTCTTCAGCCATGCCGTGCCAAGCCTGGGCCCCGAGAGGCCGAAGATGCTCGTTGTCAGCAAATGATATGACTCACGCCGTATGTGAGAGACAAATTACacacacatagacacacacacacacacacacacacacatatatatatatatatatatatatatatatatatatatatatatatatatatatatatatatatatatatatatatatatatatatatacgagaagaaagggggttaaccgaggggcccgatttttattagtcatttcataagaagcccgcaaacactgacaccaaggaaacataggggaaattacttgtgcttaataaatgaaataaagaaacgataaattaatggaaattaaagtggatgaaaaaacaacctgccgaaggtgggaacctaacccacaaccttcgcatttcgcgtgcgatgctctaccaattgagctaccgcggcgctgttgtcccatccactttcttgggtatttatgtgccctagtagaaccctgggagtgttagccagcgccaccactcacagaccttggcggcgcacgtggaacgtccttcttgccgcaggcgtgacgagaacgtgatctttttgggtgaaggcaactggtcaataaacccacatatgctacttgaaggcatcaatgttccgGCAACATTTCCGGCAACAATGTTCCGGGCCCAATACAGGCGCCAGCGCCGGGCTGTTTTGACTGCCGGACAGATAGCGTTGAGCGCCACGGCGACTTCCTCCCAGAGTGCCTTTTTTTAGCAGCTCTCATACTTTGCGAGAGGCTTGTGGCGCCTCTCGCCAAGTATGGATGCTGCTCGATGGATTCGATGAGCATGGTGGCCTGCGCCGCCGAAACGCGcgcgcttgtcttgtcttgtgtcccagacaatGGCGCGTACCGACTATGGTGGCTTGttcaagaagcaggcggttttctaTAAGGTTTgaagtatagagaaactagatttgaatagtggagcgagggacgatagaactgtaatttagacttgcaatgaaaatattcttaagaattttgataaaagaatttaacgtaaagaaatgaaatgataGAAACTGGATTTTTGCAGaaaatcagcaaggtactctttttgtctctctaacaAAAtcgtaaactgcaagaaaagcatccctgtggctggatcccagcgaagtcgccccaaaagaaagaatgcttgtcgacgttagcgataggccaagtttggtaaatgagtatccTAATATTTTcatttgtcttagaaagcggcggcatgagagaaattaatgttcgatagtttcaggtgcactgcaaaaagaacatagaggggacatagcgagaccagacctgtgtaagcaAAAATTTAGATGAGGTATACGAcctctcaattttgtaaaagatacttccaattgccttgaaggacaccaattcatattccatgggaagccaagatggtggaattcagaacacggtgttagcatggatattgcagaattttgagatatagcgaaatttctgtacctagccgcggtgacataagctgatgtcggcaaaacaaatatgatagggccgttcaggcatgctcgtgcgagtgaatcggccatttcatttaagtgcaacccatgatgtcccggtactcaaagcaaacatacttttcgtaagtacggaggtaccatcgaacgaaatgttctttgaattgctgaatttaaagattCAGTTATTGCTgcgcatacagatagcgagtcggtcaccaTATAGCTAATGGGTCTTTTCGGGGGagctttcgtaatgctaatataatcactaataattctgcctgaaatataggcgtgaagtcgggaaggcgaagggagtaggaccactgaagagattcagagatccccactcctgccttgtcattgcaaacagaagcgtcagtagctattacgttgtcagtggttagctggtgtgGGCGGCCGTGAAGGttattaattaaatctcgccttggtaatagtttagcatgattaggaaatatgtcctcgaactaaATTTTGTGGTCTGTAAAGGCATCATTTGAGTggtaaacttggcgtatggatACATCCAATTTTTGAAACTGTACTTGTACGAATactatctgaggactgtggaatctcgaccacgatacttggaaaaactcagcaggttcagtgataaaaacatattgcgtacgtctttttaaatagtcataaattttaaaaagaatgTCTGAATCATAActatgcggaatctgcaatctagcgtgggtatatgagcttcctggtATAAAACAGCGTTGacaacaaatctaggtagcccaaggcatgaccgtagtgcttctctttctaaaagtatcagaggtttaattttgtaggcggggccaccggaaaatatcacgcagccgaattctaatatgggcaGAACATACACTTTATAGATCATAAGTACgatatccctgcgtagtccagagcgacggtggctaagccggcggagcatagctacggctcgttctgcctttgttttaaaaacaatatgttcaatgtgactgcgccaggtgagtttgtcatcgtaaatgacaccaaggtacttgacttcgtcaacttgaggaatgatttcctgtcggtattgtaaaggTATATGtacctgtgcagttaatgggaatactaatagcgcacttttgctaatatttaacgacatgcataacccctctagccatgtctcgagcattcctaagtaattctgcaacgactgttgtagtgaatgtatattatttgcggacgtaaaaaacgcgatatcgtccgcgtaaacataaacatgtacttccgggtACAAAGGAGTTGTGCTTACCAAAATggtaaataatataggggaaagaacggaaccctgtggtatacctcttgtctgcttgtgtttaaacgtcgaaataccgtgttggtaacaataaaactctctatctctaataaattcatagatccaagcggttatgtATTTTGagaaattcgtagactgaagtttatcgaatagaatgcaatgttctacagagtcgtatgcttttgatacatctagcgtcaccaaagctgcgtactctcgtttgcggcgagcaagtttaacgtGGCTCTCTAagtctacatgggcgcaccatatggagtggccgggacgaaatccaatttggcaaggactgagaagggtgtcatcctccgtaaaatttgttatacggccgtgaagaactctttctattaatttgacgacattggaagtaagagaaattggtcttatgttgtctaagtcaagtccagatgattttttctttaatagtggaataattttagctactctccactctcttggaacccatgcattcttgagagagaaatttattatgtttaggaggtcctgaggcgcataatcaaataaagcttttagcattcctgttgtaattccatctggaccgggggctgacgctGGCAACGAACTAATAATGCGTTCAATCTCTGTCGTTGTTACTGTTTTGAAGTCGTCtgccaagggaggtttctttaggtctaagggcaatttatgtttgaaacgtcacgcaagtccttgagcaattttctcaagtgattccgaTACCTCTTTTGTTGATAAAACGACATAATCGACATTCACGGGCGCCGGCATAACTTTACGACAtctaagaaatttaaacagggcctttttattgcaagacttcgaaaggtatgtgtagtgcttggaagCATAATCCTCCTGAGCTTTCGAGACTGTTTAAATGTAgcagctatatatgtataatcagcccaattaacaggactTTGGTTGAATAAAAGTTTCTTCCACGCTACctttctacgtctaaaatctcgctcgcagtccGAATttcaccagggacaatatgatccacccttagtagattgcacaaCAAACTGAGCTTTCTTTTATGACTGTTTTAGAATggaacataggctcattgctttaatatccctctccatgccctcctgagtGTGTAAAGCTGATTCCAATGCACTTTAACATTTTTCGTAATTAAAAAAAGTGCGCACATTactatctaaactagttaacggggTAAGGATTTCAAAAAGTATAGGGAGGTGAACACTGTCAGTTCCGGagtctacagtcttccaggaggtgacagacatgctcgaggtagcaaacgtaagatctagggcaaatcgcgactgaccccgtacgaaagtgtgtgctctcgaatttaagcaagaAAACTGACTCGTTGAGACCCAAccccacaagcgtttgccacaagtctccgttcggaaaccccacgatacatgatgagaattaaaatctcccaccagtaggatgttcttctgactgcgtGCAATAGAGGTATCCAGATGGcgggtatcttgcactccagcAAGGAAGTACGTGTTAACtatagaaaaaggtgtgcaaccagggactattatatccagtgctaagatttcacagtctggggacattatctggtatgttatagtagctctatgacagatttttgatgagacaaacaaaaTTAAACCACCGCATATAATTATAAGCAAATTATAAGCAAACCATGGCAGGTAGACTTTTGAAGACTGAGATGCtaagactccatacactttgtgcATGTCTGTTGCACAGCTCATTGCTGCCGTCAATGAAaggactcttcaagaacagcagacgctccggaggtatcaagtacgacaccattttgaaaaggccgcatgacgacgactttgtttgcttctgcgattggctggcagagtaacacaaccccgtGTGAGCCGTGTGTCTTGTttgtcaactgctgtttttttttaagttgtatgctaccatagaaatctttattttacacttttgctttgtttaattgttcttggcagtgttcttcctgcgcttctttcctgcgcgagttcaTTTGATGTGTTTTCTTGCTTGCCTAGTAAAGgaaaggtgtatctcacaggcgtacctgtgagatacacgttatttcatttctattttgcgggtttacgcgtctttacgGCGAATTGCGGGCGTTATTAACATTTGTAATAGTAAAAGAACCcaccccctcatttgcatagaaaagttaccttggatTGGGCTGCCCCCCCCACCCCACTCCCCCCCagggaaaaaaaattctgggtacgtgcctggttttGAGTGCCGGGATTTCGGCCATGAAGCACATCATTGTGTGCGTAGGTATGCAAGAGTTACTGGCAGCACGCAAACTGACGACGACGGTCTCGAACTGATGGAAGAGGTGGCGGTGGTAAACATTTATTGAGCCTTTTTACAACATTACTTGTGAGGGGGCTCAGGAGCGCGTAGGGTGTCCGGGAGTTTGTGGCCCTCGGCGACCCTCGGAGCCCAGTCCACCAGCCGTATTTGGTCGGCTGGGTTGGAGCTAGACACCGCGGTCTCCCATCCCTCGACGTCGGTGAGTTGCCAATCAGAGGGTGGCTGGAGCTCAGAGCATAAGAACATTATGTGCTGGAAGTTGGCTCTAGGCGCGCCGCAGAGCGTACATTCCTGTCGATATAGGCCTGGATGAACCAGGGCGAGAAAAGCTGGAGAAAGAAAAGTTTGTGCCTGAAGCTGGCGCCAGGTACTTTGTTGGAATTTTGTTAAGGATTTATCTGGGGGAGTCTATCTCAACCGCATTTCGCGGTAGTGGAGGGTGATCTCGTGATATTCGACCAATCGGTCTCTGGCGTTATCCAGGTCATCGGACGGCGTGGCTCGGTTGACGGCTACTCGAGCGATAGAATGGGCCATCTCATTGCCTGGATGGCCTGcgtgcgcgggcacccagatgagcttAATTGGTTTGAGGGGGGTCTGATGATTGAGAATTTTCAGTGCCGGTTCATGAACTCGGCCTTTAGAGTAGTTGCGGATTGCAGTTTTGGAATCGCTAAGGATAGCCTCGGCAGCGGTGGTTGAGATGGCCAGCGCTATGGCAGCCTCCTCCGCCTCTATGGACGTGCGCGCCTGTATTGTGGCAGCTGTGATGTAACCAAGTTGATGGAACACTGCACTTACGGCATAGGCTGGTTTCTGTGGGTAACTAGCGGCGTCGACACACACAGTGAGGTGGTCGTGTTGGTGTTGTTTGTAGAGGGCTTTTGCCCTGGCCTGCCTGCGTGCCTCGTgatgcacggggtgcatgtttttaggcagGGGGAGAATAGTGATGCAGTTTTGTATGTCCGATGGTAAAGGACATGTCTGATGGGCCTTGGAAGTCGGGATTAGTCCTAGTTTGTCCAGGATGTGCCGACCTGTGGTGGTAGAGGACAGCCTCTCAATTTGGGCTGTGCGATGGGCTTCCGTGAGCTCATCAaatgtgttatgtacccccatgCGAAGGAGGCGCTCGTTTGGCGTGTGCCTGGGGACGTTAAGTGCTGTCTTATACGCTTGACGTATAGGGGCATCCACTTTTTCCGTTTCCGTCCGGTTGAGATGTAGGTATGGGAGCGAGTATAGTACTCTGCTTATGACAAAAGCCTGCACTAACTTTCTCAAGTCATGCTCTCTCATCCCATTGTGTTTATTGGCTATCCGCTTAATCAGGCGCATAGTGTGGTGTACTGTGGTGGTGAGTTTGTTCAAGGTCGCCGTATGTCTGCTGTTGTTCTGCATGACCATGCCAAGCACTCGTAGCTGTGTGACCTCTGGAATGGAGTACGTTCTCATGTGGATACGGATGCTGGGGTTTGGAGTTGGGTCTGTGCGACTCTTCGGGGGGTGAAGAACAAGAAGTTCCGACTTGGTGGGGGAACACGCCAGACCTATTGCCATAGCCCGCTCCACCACCACATCGGCCCCTGCTTGTAAGGTCGCCTCCATGTCGCCTATGCTGCCTGTAGTGGTCCAcaaggtaatatcatctgcatacagggaGTGCGAGAGGTTGGGAATATTTGCCAGGTCTCTGGCCATGGGAATGAGAGTAAggttgaagaggagtggcgagAGCACTGACCCTTGTGGTGTGCCTCTGCTACCCAGTTGGACCTTGTCTGTTGTCGGTTCTCCCACAGTAAGGACCGCAGTCCTGGCCTGTAGGAAAGCTGTGACATAGGCCTGAGTTCTCCCGCCTACATGTAGATCGGATAAGGCGTTCAGCGCTGCGGTATGTtccacattgtcaaaggccttggtcAGGTCGAGTGCTAGTATGACTCTTGTGCGTTTGGCATGCCGGGGGTGCAGGACTTCTTCAGAGAGCTGAAGCATGACGTCTTGCGTGGATAGATGCCCGCGGAAGCCAATCATTGTGTGAGGGAAGAGATTATGTGTTTGCATATGCTGTTGGAGTCTTTCTAGTATGACATGTTCGAAGAGCTTACCTAGACATGAAGTGAGTGAAATCAGACGTAGGTTTTTTAGATCtagcggcttgcctggcttgggaataaagGTTATCTTTGCATGGGTCCACTGAGGTGGGAGGGTTCCTGCGGCCCAGTGCGAGTTAAAGAGTTGGGTTATCGCCTGTATCGGCCTGTCATCAAGGTTTCGAAGAGCTTTGTTCGTGATGTTATCCTCCCCTGGAGCGGATGTGGTTCTGAGCTTATGTAAGGCTGCGCGGACTTCCGACAGTGATGTCTGCATCTAGTTCTGGATTGTCCGGGCCGCTGTAAGGAGGTAAGGGGACCCTTGTGCGGTCCGCTAGATATAGGGTTTGCAGAAAGTCCAGTAGTGCTTTGTCTTCCGCTGGGTTGCTGTGCAGCAGCCGCGAAATACTCTTGCGCTGTTGGATCTTGTTATTTTCGGGGTTTAGCA
This window encodes:
- the LOC142584830 gene encoding very long chain fatty acid elongase 7-like, yielding MSTNMTTAATTRFGSLHDHYVQLADPRTSDWPFMGSPVPIVILIGMYLLFATRIGPWLMRDREPYKIRNLVFAYNVAMVALSFYFIYITLTYMGMRNGQSLLCWPTDPRPTGINMFFLDKAWYYMLMKAGEMLDTLFFVLRKKTRHLSFLHLLHHSLALWSVWLVLTLGITGHVYSFPLLNSAVHVVMYGYYALSALEPATRPRLWWKKYVTLFQIMQFAALALHALIPVVVDCGISRVLAFVGALEGILFASLFTDFYYTAYVRQRSKTR